The DNA segment attgtattttttccagaagagaaCTCTGTATTTTCACCAACTGCCTCAATGCATGTCTTTTAGTATTTATATTAGAAGAATATGCTAGAATTGATCTGTTCATGCTTGTTGGGTCTTCTAAGTGCCTTCATAGACCTACCCAATGGAGACCAATACATGTTCAGAAATACCATTTACGTTGTAATGCTTCACTTTTTTCTAGGTTACTTCAATAATTGAATAAAATGGTTGTTTTAAGTTTCCCTTTggatttagtttttaaatatttcagttgtagGGCAGACCATGGAAAAGCAACAAGCAAGCCAGGAGTGAGCTGTTCATATGACAGGACCTCAGCAAAAGAGGAATCGTCAGAGACTTTATGTAACACTCCCCTCTGAACACAAAGCCAAACACAATGAAAAACTTATTTGCCAACTCAGAGCTAATCAGAACAATTTGTCTATTTTTCCCAACcttgtttatttaaagaaaaatgataaTTCATTAGAAGTCAGAATTcaatttcctgttttctttcaaaacagtgaaataatacCATCTCAAACTGCATGCCAGAGTTGTGGAGTTGTATCTAGTTCCTAATTGTACTAAGTACACAACAGACTAAAAGATTTTATCTGTTCATCTCCCAACTTTCCCCAGTCTGTGGTCCGTCTTGGGATCAGCAATAATCGCCTGAACTGCTACAATCGcttcattaatttttgtttgcagctCTCGGAGCTCCTCTATATGCAGCAGACGGAGAATTTGGGCAGCTTCATTGAGAACAGCGTCTGGGTGAGTTGTAGAAAGAGAAGTCGTATCAATCATTGTCATCTGACAAAGGTCTTAAGAAAAGCTAGATCTAAGTTAATGCTCTGCACTCGTGGTTTTCATActtgaaaaaggaaacagctttccctgctgcagccagactAGTGGAGTCCCAGGTCATCTGGGTATTGCTTACAATATAATCGACCCAGTCACAACAACGATTAGATTTTAGGTAAATCATGCAGCTAAAACACGAGGAAGCAGCACAGAGGTCCTCTGCCGGTAAAAGCAAGATTTGCAAGACAACAGTAGCGAGGTGCATTCCCTCTGCTTGCAAACGTGGCTGCCATTAAAAGCCGTTATTTAAACATTACTCTGAAACAACATATTCCACAGCTAAGATTTATGCTTTTCTGTTCCAAAACAGAATGCTCAAGAGTGCTCTCTTGCTGGGAGGGAGCAATTTTTTCCACTACAGGCTTTTTACTGTACACATTAGCCACACATTTGACAGTAATATACTTTGTCAAAGGCAAACATCTCTATTTAAAAGTAACATTAAGATAACTGCTTACCTCCTGTGTCAAAACCAAGAATGTGCTTTTCTAAAGCAACAGGCAAaccctttcaaaagaaaaagcatgttcAAATATGATTAGAAATGTCATTTTGCatgtttggaaaatgaaaatcaagtACTACAGCAGGTAACTGGAGGAGAGGACACCCGAGTTTTGCTTATATAGACACGTGTGACATCTTCAAGAAGTCATCACGCATAGTTACACACAAGTGCCTTTGTGTCCTGAAACATCAGACCCAGAGtagtaacaaagaaaaatctccaCGCTGAATAATCCCCCTACTTGTCAAGCGAACCCCATTGGATACACACTGCCCACATTCAGTCCTTAAAAGGCTAACAGCACTGCGAGAGAACGCCCAGTCCAGCAGCATCGCTACCcagacaaacagaaagcagcacaaacCAGGCTTTCTTCAAAACTGCCTTTCAACAGCTGCCAGTTTTCAAAGCACCGGCTGATTTGAGAGTTGTAAAAATTCTCTGTAATCGAGTTTCTCAAGCACTGAACTTGCGGCCTCCATCAACATCCCCAGAAGCATTTTTCTCCAGTATTAAGTTTAGGAATAAAGCTAAACATTCAATTTTCTAAACACTTGCTCTATTACGACAGTACAAGGAAAAGTTTTGTTAGTGGTCATTTATAAGCACTGATCTCTTGCCTTTACCCTCTCGACCTGTGGAGGAGCAGTCATGCTAAACAATCACTCATCATTTTTCAACATGCACATAAAATTAGGTTTAAGCAATGTAAATGTTAGAATTTGCTTTTACTACCTCTAACTTTTTTCAATGTTTGCCTTGGCACATTTGCCAAACGCCTTGCATTTGGCACGATGAGAACATTCAAGTTCAATAGCATTAGTTTCTATGATGATGGGGTTGTAAGACTTCTAAACAGTGaggatttcttttaaatgcttataTATTAGGTAAAAAAGAATTTCTGAGTTGATCAAAACACACACCAAATACAAAATGGTGACTAACACGAGAGTTACCCCATTTTCAAAAAGTGGTTCTTTTCCATGGCCTTTACAATAAAATGGCTGTTCAACTGCAATCTTAAAGATACAACTCCACTGTTAAAATCTAATCTTTTGTTGGTAAGGATGCCACTAATGCTACTTCAAACAGCTTCTAGCAATATCAGACTTCATATATACACTTTTTAAGAAATCAGGTTTATACTTAAGGCTACAATTGCTCATTGCCACGCTAGTTAGTATGTTCCGAGCCACACGAGCAGCAAAACACCGATTCAGTCGGTTCTTTGAATTCCCCAGGGCCACTGCAGGTACCTTCAATGCTGAGTGACCACAGTGGCACCTTCAGGGGTGGCCTTTTGAGGCTACACCGTGGTAGCGGAGCATTACTTaccctgccttcctcccaccACCCCGCACATTAGCTCCTTTTTGGCTGGTGGAAGTTGTCTTTGACAGCAGTAGACTGGCCTTCGCTAAGCCCCACAGCAGTGGTCTCATAGCAGGTGCTGAGCTCTACAGGCACCCACTGCTGCTACAACTACAATTTGTGCAGCAGCATCaaacagggagagaaatgaAGAGCACCTTTAAAATTTGTAACTATACAGACTATTTCATTTCACAGcctcattaatttaaaaatgctgcacaaAACACTTGCAATGGGCCTGACCACTGCAGCCACCTCCCCAGTAACTGGAAGTGTGAACCAGAAAACTAGATTCCCTGGgagtaggaggaaaaaaaagatttcagagaAGGGGTGAAAATGTATCCACTTTGTTGTGCCTTCAAATATGGTCCAGGTACAGCCTTCAGGAGCATCCTTAAAGCAATCCCGAAAAGCATTTGTTGTAACTAGTCCTACCTAGGATACACTTACCAGGCAAGAAAAGCTCAGGACAGCCTACAAGTCTGATATAAAACTGAATCCTGCCTTGACATCCACTACACTGAAATAACAGCCAGTCAAAATACaatctaaaaccaaaaaaaaccagtgtCATGTCTCATCTTGAAAACCACATCTTGACAACCCAACAAGataaatctcattttatttgGTACATTTAAACCACAAGCATAGCAGCATAAGTCTCCTCAGCACTGTCCTCATACATATCTTTCAGTCAGAGAACACTTTTGTAtctattttatcttttccccaCTCCAACTCGATATTGCCAAGAATGTAGCTCATGACGTTTTGTATATTAAGTCATCTGCCATGCAGCAGTCAGACATTTATAACCTGTTTCCAGGGACAAGGCTTAACATACACAGTGTCACTGCCGAGTATTTTGGCCATTAACAAGACAGCCAAAATCAGGGACAGACGTTTTATTCTTTGTCCTCTCCTTCTATCCTGCACCCTAGCAATCACCTCTCCTTTTAAGgtattttcctcatttatctGGTACATTATGATGTTGACAATTGCTACTGgcacagaaaattgttttcctgcCTCCCATCTCCTGCCTTTTCTCTACCTCACTTGAAATTTAGCATTCCTAATGAGAATACACTCCCAGTGACATATATCATATTCAGTGACACCTCAACTTAAGATCTGACAATGTTTTGAAGACCTATCAAATATGAACAATttgttgtgaaaaaaaaatccactgttCCTCAAAGAAGCCAGTTCTgccaaacacacagaaaatctcattttgaTCCCCACGTCAGCTATGCAGCTACGTAAACAACAACtaaaagcatctttttattAACATTAGTTATAGAACCTAAAATGAATACAGCAGTCTCAGCTGCTTCATATTTTCCTACTTTTAATGGTTTTATGGATATACAAGACCAAAGCTTTGATTTATTGTTCCACACTTCTGGCAGTTACCACACTGCAACTCAGAGCACCTGCGATTACCACTTAGTAAACACCGTAATCACTGTTATGATAATAAATAAACCATGGACTGTTCTGAGCAGCTGCCAGAACAGGTAAAGGGACTTCAGCTCTTTGACCAGATCCAGTGGCTTTAGCAGGGACAATTCTAAACATACacctgcagggcaggagaggctgCCTTCCCTGGCTACGCCCAAGTCCCGATGCCAGCAACTGCTGTGCCAGATGCCAGAGAGAAGAGCTGGAGAACTGGGATGTTTAAGAAACTACAATCTGAAAAACCACAGTCATCCCCTGGAATGTCTTACAGACAGACAGCTTGTGgtcagaaaataattctgcaagATCTGAGGTTTCAGTGCAGAAGTTTCCTTCACCACCTCTttttggggaagggaggagttGGATGTCCAGCACCCCATTCTCAAACACACACCAGGTGTAgatacaaagcaaaacactcCATACAATAAACATTTCAACCTGTTCACACAACCAATACTGCTGATTCCAAGGAAAAGCCAAGTCATACATTTCTTCTCATACCGTAGGCTTGCTGCACTGAACAGTAAGGGTAATCCTCTAGCAAATAACTAATGGAAACAGCTGTTTACATGATATATCATACAGGTATATATATTTGTACTcaactgaaacaaagaaagcTTTGTATTACTACTCTCCATAACCCTTCTGGGTCTTTTACAATCAGGATGGTGAAGATAAAGCATGTTTCCACCACCCTCCTAAACAAAGTGTTTAAACAAACCAGTTTTGACCGAGATGGCAGACATTTACATCTACACTACTTTACTCGATACGGAATAATTAAAACTAGACTCATGCAATGTATATACAAACCTCCTTGGACTGACTGGCCTTTGCTATGGCATCCTGTGTCAAGCGCTCTTGAACCAAAATGCGAATTGCCTAGGAAAAAATTTAAGATGTGAGATTAATTAATTTACGTCTTGATGCATTTCTCAGCAATTCCAAGGAGGCAACATTATAACCTGGCATAACCTCAAACCCACAGTTTTGTGCAAGACTTCTTGGAAAACTCTTTCAGACCTTAAGCCTTTTCAAACAGCGCTCTTCTTTGCAAGTAGTATCTTACACAGGTGTAGTCTCTTTGGCTGTGGCTTAACCAGAAGCGACTATTACACTATTAATTTCAGCCACTATTGGGCCAGGAACCACGAATACTAGGAACAGTCAAGAAAGCTTGCAatttttagcctggagaaaaggaggctgagaggagaccttatcgctctctacagctacctgaaaggaggctgcagaGAGGTGGaggtcagtctcttttcccaagtaataAGGGATAGGAcaagaaatggcctcaagttgcaccacgggatgttggggaaaaaaaaagtcttcaccagaagggttgtcaagcactggcacaggctgcccaggaaagtggcggagtcaccatccctggaggtgtttaaaagacatgtaaatgtggcgcttagggacatggtttagtggtgggctttatgatcttaaaggtcttttccaacctcaatgattctgtgattccagaACAAGCTGATCATGatcccaaagcagcagcaccattatttttctgagatcaCACACCTTTAATGCTGCAGCAATACAgcttcttcaggaaggaaatcCTGTTAGCGGCACCTTTTAGTAGGTGCTGAACCATCTTCAACATGCAGAGAAACCTCGGGCAGGGCTACCCacccagattttaaaaagactgaGAGCAGAAAGGGATTATTTTTAGACACAGGAACAGCCTTGATTTTAACAATCCTGCTGCTCATCTGTTTTTACTGGCTCCAGTACACAGCATGAAATCATATTGGAGTGATCAGTTACTGATACCTACAGCTGTAAATGCCTCTAAAAATAGCTGAAGGAATACCATGCAGGCAGACTTCTACCAGAAAGAACTGGGTCTGTCAAACACATTCCTCAGACTTCCCCTGATGAGTAGCCAAATGTGACAGAAGCAGTCTTACTGCTTCTATTTCTCCCCCAAGATTTCTCCCAGTTTTGGTCATGATGAAAGTTGAAATGACACTAGAAAGTTGCCACTGAATACTTCTCTAGAAATCTTTCTAACTGAAAGGAGTAACCTGGACAAAACAGTCATTTGATGAggagtttaattttaaattccaaCAGTGAAACCAGACCTTGTATAAGAGAATTTTGAGTGCCTTTTGCATTAGAAAAAGGATATCCAACTGTGTTACACAGATGGTTTCTGATCAACTTGCcagatttaaattaataaaatgggACTCCAAATATCTCTCTGCTCACTCTGGCCAGATGTCTGTGGCACACTTGCACCCTTTGGCCTTCTCTAGGCATCCACTCATGAGTGTCCGAACTGGAAAGGGATCATAAATTCTCTGCATGCACACTGCAAACCGGCTTACTGTGGTGTAGAATTAAGAGTTTCACTGACACATTCTAGCACCATCAAACCCTGAAAActagcagtgctgctgttcatGTACCATAAACTGCAATTGCAGGAATCTGTTCTCACTGTAATTAAAAGCAAGAAGGCTCAGGCTGGTGGTTTTGTCCAGCCACCTCcatctaaaaaaaaagagagactagaaagaaatgtagaaatcatgacaaatttaaatacatttatgcaGAAAACACATTCTGCTGTCTTCAGAGTTGCTAGTACCAACTGAGATTAACTCAGACACAGGTGTTCTAGACTCAAGACAATCCTGCAAGACCATCTGAAGGAACTCTGTCTACTAAGCGCTGAGCTCATGCTGCAGATCCTCCAATGACCATTCACAGGGTCTCCTCTCTCTACGAGATATCCcttttcactgatttttgtacagttttcggggggttttttggtagaGGTTTGACATATGAGAACTCCATCTCTCTCAAAAGGTTGATGAAGGGTTCAAAGGCTATTTTGGCAAAGTGAAGGAGGACACCATACTGGAAAGAATGAGAAAGTGGTTGATGGCATAACTGCAGGCTGTCACTTTCTTAAGAAACAGTATCATGCTAACCTGGTACAAGTATACCTGTTATAGACTTACATACGCTATATAAAACTTCAATGCCCACGGCATTTAGTTTCTCCAAAATAAGTTTAGCAAATATCACAGCTACTGAACAGACCTTATTggttttttcagtgaaatgagTTTATTGTGGTGCCAAACAAAACTAAGCTTATTTCCATATTATGACATGATCAAGTAGGAACTAAGGATTGCTACAGTCTCAGCACATACAGTACATGTTCAAACCAAAGTTTAGAGAGAATTACAGAGTTCCATCACTAAGTCACAGATTTTCTCAAAGTCATAAAAGAGATGCTTTAGAAAATGAATTAGCCTGCATTTAAAAGCCATGACTAGTTGTCAAGACTAAAACTCAGTAGTGACAAGGGGTAAACAGTTCATAGGACCAAAAGGCGGAGGAAGCTTTTAACTGTGGCTCCTCCTTAGGATGCCTGTTTTAAAACATCCTTTGTATCACTTAGCCTCTGTGTTTTCAAGTTTTGCTTAATTTCTAGCACAGGAATACAATCTTCTCCTTTAAGTGTGCTCCTCAACACTTCTGAAGCtcattaaaaacacataaaGTAGTACTTTAGCTAACCCAGAACACCTCAAATCCTGAACAACAGTTCTTTGTGTTGGAACCCCAGGAACTCAGCTACAATTGAACTGCTTACCACAATAATTATTCCTGCATTCATTTCCATGATTTATACTCTGTGTTCTTATCTGCTTGAAAAGGCACATACAGGATGAGTTTTACTTTCTATCTGTGCCTAAGAAATCACAGTTATCAGTAACTCTGCACCACAAGCTATTACACACATACCAGCCACTGGGGAAGAGAGGTCTGAAAATTGTGCAACTCACCTTAAGCATCACCAAGTAGTCATCATGTCGCTGAATTTGAAGCAGATTAGCTAAAGCCATCACTCCAGCCTTGAAGTCAGGATTATTCACTGCAAAAATAATcatcataattaaaaatacgTGCCAGTTTAACTGGCTTTCAAAAAGACAGAATTGGCTTCCTGACTCCACAGTGTCAGTCTGGTCTCAAGGACAGGCAAGACCATGGATAAACAGCTCTGAGCAACCACTTTGTCTGGCTACAAAGCAAAGTGTGCACTAGGCTTTGTAACCAGGTTGCAGAACACCATCTGAGCACAAATAGCATTGTTTTCAATGCCAAATTGCATTGCATATGCTCTAGCACACAGGAAACCTGTGTTaagtctttgaaaataaagccaATTACATGTAGGTATTCTCTTTTATATACCTTTCTATCACTGCAGAGCAGAACTGTGCCTGCTGGGCGAGGCAGGGCCAATTCCTATCTGTCTTTTTGCAGGAGGAGCAATGGGAGAGGACCTGGGGGATTTAGGGCTAATTTTAGCAACTGTTTTCCACCACTTCCATTGTGGATGTGCCTAGcagtcagaaaaattaaaactattgTGAGAGGTACAGCTGGGGAAGACCAAGCCAATGTGTAATACCTGACAGTATTGAAGTAAACAGTCTGCCATCATGTTTCCttaggcttcttttttttaaaaaaagatatgttAGAGTCCATAGTCAAAAGGTATCTTGCTATTTAAGCCTAACCCAGAGTAAGCACTCATGTTTTATAGAGCTCTCCGCAAAGCTGTTAATGTAAACACCCTTCAGCTCCTTCCTCACTACCTGATAAGAGCCCTTCCAGCTTCTATCTGATCAAGTCTCCAGGCACCTCATTCTGCTGAGAAAGATtctcccctctgcccttccccttTTGCCCCCACAGAAGCAGCCCACATCAGTGCACATCCAGTCACCTGGGATTCACATGGAACAGTTCCTCTTTCCTTTAGCAGGAATGCAAACAAGTGCAAACTCATGGTAACTCTGAAAACACTGTTCACAGAGAGGCAGTTTCAGCCAGCAGCGAAAGAATATATGCACTCTGCATTCCTAAAGCTTTAAACAGGGCTTTAAAAAGTTGTATGTATCACAGTATTGTAACAACTTACAAATCTGAAGAACACGCAGGCCATGGAACACATTCACGTGTGACACATCCATACAGTAGGCTGCTGCACACTTACCATCCAAGTTAATCAGCGGTTCTGCATTTTTTGCTGTATTGTCAGTATTTTTAGCACCATCAGGGGTAGAGTCCTTATACTTATCAGCTGTTAAAGTAAGAAGCAAACATGAACACCATTAGAGCTAATGACAAAAATAACTAATTTAAAGTTTAGTGCCAAGCTGTAGTTTGCTATAGCTGTATTTTTGGAGTGTGATAATTGGCCAAGAGCCTTCTGGGCTTTTATGCTCATGGTTTGGAGCTCCTCAAGCACCCCAAAGGCTGCAATTCCAGTGAGCTACCCTAACAGCTCCCATCTGCAGAGAGCTATCCAAGAGCAGCATCAGAGCATGCTCCACACTTATGTAGGGCATTATGCTCTTGATTAAGGCTTTTCCTACAGTCTTCATCCCAGAAGGCTGAACAAGCTGCAGCTTACTTATATAATCCACCAGTTCAACTAGCATTGGCCCTCTGCCTCAATCAGCAGTGTATGTAAGGCTCAAGAACTACAGACTGAAGTTGGTCGTGATCAGCAAGTAAAACATTTCCAGTAAAGGCTTTGTTTTATAGACTGTAGCATTCATCTATGACCCACACAGGGTTTTCAAGCTTTTTGAGGATGGGACCTCCTGGCTCCTCCATCTTCATGTAACCCTGAGTCACAGGCAGCTCACTTTCTCCATCGTGAGGGACTGAGAACCAGTTCTACAGATTGCAGGTATTTATATCTCATCCCTAGTCTcaggcagagctcagccctgcaggaatgaaatgtaacagaaaacCATACTTTGGCTATTATTATCTATTATTATGTTTGCCACCAGTAATTACATTTGTATTTGCACTCTCACAATAAAGATATGAACCTGCTACTGACTGTCAAGATTTAACTTTGTCAACTTTTTCATAACCTTGCCCTGGTTCCCAAGTGTTCCGGATCTACTCCCTGTAAAACAAGGGTCAAGTAAACGTACTgctaaagaaaatgcatttaatacaCTTTAGAGTAagttttttctggatttttctatatccagaaataaagtaataaacGCAAGTATGCTACTGTGCTGTCCCAAGGGAGCTGAAGAGAAACAGTTCACATCTGAGTGTGGCACAAAACCAAGCAagtgaaattatatttttatttttaaagacaataaTATATAATCTTGACATTGTCTTAATTTGACAAATACTTCATAGAATTAAATAGGAAAACATTTCCCTATCATTATGAAAGATAGAATAAGTTCACACATACCGTTATCTCCATACTCGAGCCTAACCGCTA comes from the Falco cherrug isolate bFalChe1 chromosome 7, bFalChe1.pri, whole genome shotgun sequence genome and includes:
- the RTRAF gene encoding RNA transcription, translation and transport factor protein, whose product is MFRRKLSALDYHNPAGFNCRDETEFRNFIVWLEDQKIRHYKIEDRGNLRNIHSDDWPKSFEKYMKDVNCPFKIQERQETVDWLLGLAVRLEYGDNADKYKDSTPDGAKNTDNTAKNAEPLINLDVNNPDFKAGVMALANLLQIQRHDDYLVMLKAIRILVQERLTQDAIAKASQSKEGLPVALEKHILGFDTGDAVLNEAAQILRLLHIEELRELQTKINEAIVAVQAIIADPKTDHRLGKVGR